The Candidatus Methylomirabilota bacterium genome includes the window GGCACCCCTCGTGGCGGCAGAGGCAGCGGACACCGCTCGGAATGTCCCCGGAGCCGCACCAGACGGAACAGGTGACACCCGCGCTCCGGCACGAGCAGATGGAGTTCGCGCAAGCCCTCAGGACCGCCATGGCGACCGCCTCCTCCGCGGAGATCGACGGAAAGTCACACGCCCGACGTTACTAGGGTGGTCAAAGTGGCCGGGGCTTGTCAAGGAGAATTCGCGAGGCTCCCCTAAGGGTTTCTTGTGAGCTTGACCGGGCGTGGTTCGAGCGGTGGGCGCGCTCGTCTACGAGGCTGAGGACGGCTCGGTCGCCTTGGCGGAGGGGGCCGCTCGGTGGCTGGCCCCAGGGATGCGCGACGGCTTGCAGGACTGATACCAGCCGGCGCCGAGCGGCGGTATCAGCCTTGCAGCCTGCAGTCGGGAAAGTGATGACCAGCGAGGCGAGACCGCGTATCCGTCGCCTTCCGGTCGGCGAGGCGCGGACGGCCCACAGCGCTCCGTGGAGACTGGGCGGGCTGTCGATCGGCCAGCTCGCGAAGCGGGTCTATGCGGAAGTCATGGAAGATGAGGTGCTCGATCGCGCCGCCGCGCTGTCCTATTACCTCCTGTTCTCGCTCTTTCCGGCTCTTCTGTTCCTGACGACCGTCGTCGGCCTTCTCCCGTCCCCGCATCTCATGGATCAGCTGATGGGTTACCTCACCCGCGTCCTGCCCGACGACGCGGCCTCGGTGATCACCAAAGTCCTGGCGGATGTCGTGCGGGGCGCCGACCGCGGCCTCCTGTCGATCAGCGCGATCGTCGCCCTCTGGGCCGCGTCGAGCGGGATGGCGTCCGTCATGGACGCGCTCAACGTGGCGTATCACGTGGAAGATCCGCGACCGTGGTGGAAGCGACGGGCCCTTGCCGTCGCCCTCACCATCGGCTTTTTCCTGTTTGCCATCACCGGCCTGCTCCTCCTGGTCTTCGGTCCGCGGATCGGCGAGACGGTGGCCGCCTGGTTCGGGCAGGGGGAGCTCTTCACCTTCGTGTGGAACATCCTCAGCTGGCCGGTGACGATCGCCCTCGTGCTCACCGGCTTCGCCCTCGTCTACTACTGGGCCCCGGCCGCCGAGCAGCAGTGGCAGTGGGTCACCCCGGGGTCTGTCTTCGCGCTCGCCGTGTGGCTGGTCGCCTCGATGGGCCTGCGGCTGTACGTGCGCTACTTCGGCAACTACAACGCCACCTACGGCTCCATCGGCGGTGTCATCTTGCTGCTGTTCTGGCTCAACGTCACCGGGCTGGTCCTCCTGGTCGGCGCGGAGGTGAACTCCGAGATCGAGGCCGCCGCCGCCGCCCGGGGAAATCCAGAGGCCAAGTCCCCCGGCGAGATGAGTCCGACGGCATCGCCGGAACCAGCCATCCAGAGTCGCCGCCACGGATCCTGACCGCGAGCCGCCAGGCGGCGCGCCGCTTTCCCCTCCGGCCGTCACGCCTTCCCGGAAGCTCCCCAGAGGTGACGGCGGTGTAGCATTGAAACGGGAGGGCCGAAGCTCTGCTACGGAGGCGAGACATGGAATCCGGCTTAGCTCCCGTCGGCGGCTCATCCCGTTCACGCG containing:
- a CDS encoding YihY/virulence factor BrkB family protein, yielding MTSEARPRIRRLPVGEARTAHSAPWRLGGLSIGQLAKRVYAEVMEDEVLDRAAALSYYLLFSLFPALLFLTTVVGLLPSPHLMDQLMGYLTRVLPDDAASVITKVLADVVRGADRGLLSISAIVALWAASSGMASVMDALNVAYHVEDPRPWWKRRALAVALTIGFFLFAITGLLLLVFGPRIGETVAAWFGQGELFTFVWNILSWPVTIALVLTGFALVYYWAPAAEQQWQWVTPGSVFALAVWLVASMGLRLYVRYFGNYNATYGSIGGVILLLFWLNVTGLVLLVGAEVNSEIEAAAAARGNPEAKSPGEMSPTASPEPAIQSRRHGS